A genomic stretch from Bordetella sp. N includes:
- a CDS encoding acyclic terpene utilization AtuA family protein, protein MTRKSVRMMSASGILGYGFPEASLQAALALKPDMIGVDGGSSDPGPHYLGSGKTLNSRLAMKRDLGLLLRGAIANGIPMMVGTCGGAGGTPHLAACADIIREVAAEHGLHFKMALIEAEQEKGFLLEELEAGHIKPLGNAPELRAADLEEAVRVVGMMGPEPYLEALRAGAQVILGGRGTDPAPWAALAMHHGLPPAPAWYAGKILECACNAAIPKKHDCLMVTVGEDYVETEPLNPELRCTPLSVAVQALHENASPIIRYEPGGVVDSSDCRIEALTDRRVRITGMRWTERPYTIKLEGARQAGFSAIAIAATRDPGLIGQLDSFMDFVRESTATKVKALGIATDDYQLVLRLYGRDGVMGAWEPQPDDAPTEVSIIAEVVATTQDIANAALSLARVTLLHSDFPGRMCREGNMAFPFSPSDIERGAIYEFMLQHVIEIDDPLRMFPIRYENV, encoded by the coding sequence ATGACTCGCAAAAGCGTGCGCATGATGTCGGCCAGCGGCATCCTCGGCTATGGCTTTCCTGAAGCATCCCTGCAAGCCGCCCTGGCGCTCAAGCCGGACATGATAGGCGTGGACGGCGGCAGCAGCGACCCCGGCCCGCACTACCTCGGCTCGGGCAAGACGCTCAATTCGCGCCTGGCCATGAAACGCGATCTAGGGCTGCTGCTGCGTGGCGCCATCGCCAACGGCATTCCGATGATGGTCGGCACCTGCGGCGGCGCGGGCGGCACGCCGCACCTGGCAGCCTGCGCCGACATCATCCGTGAAGTCGCGGCCGAGCATGGCCTGCATTTCAAGATGGCCCTGATCGAAGCGGAGCAAGAGAAAGGCTTCCTGCTGGAAGAACTGGAAGCCGGCCACATCAAGCCCCTGGGCAACGCGCCCGAGCTGCGCGCCGCCGATCTTGAAGAAGCCGTCCGCGTCGTCGGCATGATGGGCCCCGAGCCTTATCTGGAAGCGCTGCGCGCCGGCGCTCAGGTGATCCTGGGCGGCCGCGGCACCGACCCCGCGCCGTGGGCGGCCCTGGCCATGCACCACGGTTTGCCGCCAGCCCCGGCCTGGTACGCCGGCAAGATCCTCGAATGCGCCTGCAACGCGGCCATCCCCAAGAAGCATGACTGCCTGATGGTGACCGTGGGCGAGGACTACGTCGAAACCGAACCGCTCAATCCGGAATTGCGCTGCACCCCCCTGTCGGTGGCCGTGCAGGCGCTGCACGAGAACGCCAGCCCCATCATCCGCTATGAACCGGGCGGCGTGGTGGACTCCAGCGACTGCCGCATCGAGGCCCTTACCGACCGCCGCGTACGCATCACCGGCATGCGCTGGACCGAACGTCCTTACACCATCAAGCTGGAAGGCGCGCGCCAGGCCGGCTTCAGCGCCATCGCCATCGCCGCCACGCGCGATCCCGGTCTGATCGGGCAGCTGGACAGCTTCATGGACTTCGTCCGCGAGTCCACCGCCACCAAGGTCAAGGCCCTGGGCATCGCCACCGACGACTACCAGCTGGTGCTGCGCCTGTATGGCCGTGACGGCGTCATGGGCGCATGGGAACCGCAGCCCGACGACGCGCCCACGGAAGTGTCCATCATCGCTGAAGTGGTCGCCACCACGCAGGACATCGCCAACGCCGCCCTGTCGCTGGCGCGCGTGACGCTGCTGCACTCCGACTTCCCGGGCCGCATGTGCCGCGAAGGGAATATGGCCTTCCCCTTCTCCCCATCCGATATCGAACGGGGGGCCATCTACGAATTCATGCTGCAGCACGTCATCGAGATCGACGATCCCCTGCGCATGTTCCCCATCCGCTACGAGAACGTCTAG
- a CDS encoding DUF4387 domain-containing protein yields the protein MVKLKHIAKACKSKNAGPFHITLDIMFDKPALFEQVRETGVINAALIAQLYGVAETDILFTEYAPALAWKATLPRRIPSGAVGDTDVYGAQQHAPLLDIEIPLDIAA from the coding sequence ATGGTCAAGCTCAAGCACATCGCCAAGGCGTGCAAAAGCAAGAATGCCGGGCCTTTCCACATCACCCTGGACATCATGTTCGACAAACCCGCCCTGTTCGAGCAGGTGCGAGAGACGGGCGTCATCAACGCCGCGCTGATCGCCCAGCTCTACGGCGTGGCGGAAACCGACATCCTGTTCACCGAGTACGCCCCGGCACTGGCCTGGAAGGCCACCTTGCCGCGCCGCATCCCCTCCGGCGCCGTCGGCGACACCGATGTCTATGGCGCGCAGCAGCATGCGCCCCTGCTGGATATCGAGATTCCGCTGGATATCGCGGCTTAG
- a CDS encoding ABC transporter substrate-binding protein — protein sequence MKAIRKALILSAPVLAAAMALAAPAHAQETLKIGAVVTLSGAGAAWGQALLYGAELAADDVNAKGGLEVAGKRYKVQLVPYDDKYQSNDAVTATNRLMSDDGVKYIIGPMGSAPALAVQPVTEPGKIIIMTLGFTSKALSPDKPYSFRPNLTTEETSYPSIVWLVKHFKLKKVGALFPNDESGQQIARDLEQAYAKAGSSMSSKEFFERQRVDMVPLLTRMMAAGIDAIELDGNSPATAGMIVKQARELGFKGPIVRNGGPATPEIVAVAGKGATEGMMVSSLTDPDNKAVAEYAQRYQKKYNKKMNGFSPAFYDGTHMLFKAMQDAGTVTDSAKVRDALEVIKDYPGIQGTLNWGGKAKYGINHQIESPFFISEVKDGVEVVRARCNVDQCVDVK from the coding sequence ATGAAGGCTATCCGCAAGGCACTGATCCTCTCTGCTCCCGTCCTGGCCGCGGCCATGGCACTGGCCGCGCCCGCGCACGCCCAGGAGACCCTGAAAATCGGTGCGGTCGTCACGCTGTCCGGCGCCGGCGCCGCCTGGGGCCAGGCCCTGCTGTATGGCGCGGAGCTGGCCGCCGACGATGTCAACGCCAAGGGCGGGCTGGAAGTGGCGGGCAAGCGCTACAAGGTCCAGCTGGTTCCCTACGACGACAAGTACCAGTCCAACGATGCGGTCACGGCCACCAACCGCCTGATGTCCGATGACGGCGTCAAATACATCATCGGTCCCATGGGTTCGGCTCCCGCGCTGGCGGTACAACCCGTCACGGAACCCGGCAAGATCATCATCATGACCTTGGGCTTCACGTCCAAGGCTTTGAGCCCGGACAAGCCCTACTCCTTCCGGCCTAACCTCACGACCGAGGAAACGTCCTATCCCTCCATCGTCTGGCTGGTCAAGCACTTCAAACTGAAGAAGGTGGGCGCGCTGTTCCCCAATGACGAGTCGGGCCAGCAGATCGCCCGCGACCTGGAGCAGGCCTACGCCAAGGCCGGTTCCTCGATGTCGTCCAAGGAATTCTTCGAACGCCAGCGGGTCGACATGGTGCCGCTGCTCACACGCATGATGGCCGCCGGCATCGACGCCATCGAGCTGGACGGCAACTCGCCGGCCACCGCCGGCATGATCGTCAAGCAGGCGCGCGAGCTGGGCTTCAAGGGGCCCATCGTCCGCAACGGCGGCCCCGCCACGCCGGAGATCGTCGCGGTTGCCGGCAAGGGCGCGACCGAGGGCATGATGGTCAGCTCCCTGACCGATCCGGACAACAAGGCCGTGGCGGAGTACGCGCAGCGCTACCAGAAGAAATACAACAAGAAGATGAACGGCTTCAGCCCGGCCTTCTACGACGGCACCCATATGCTGTTCAAGGCGATGCAGGACGCCGGCACCGTCACCGACTCGGCCAAGGTGCGCGACGCGCTGGAAGTCATCAAGGACTACCCCGGCATCCAGGGCACATTGAACTGGGGCGGCAAGGCCAAGTACGGCATCAACCACCAGATCGAATCGCCCTTCTTCATTTCTGAAGTCAAGGACGGTGTCGAAGTGGTGCGCGCCCGCTGCAATGTCGATCAGTGCGTCGATGTGAAGTAA
- a CDS encoding branched-chain amino acid ABC transporter permease, translating to MTTSTLLAQALVNGLIIGLLYLLMAVGFTLVFGVMRIVNFAHGEFYMLGAFAAYILVSQYELPFIAAVGLAFLFAVAVGWVVEEVVLKPFRHDELNGMIATIGLAMILQAGALILYGPDSQFMPSVAEGAIMLGGVTVPMSRLYVVGFSLAVLLVLYLFLGHTRNGRALRAVVQDTEIAAAQGIRTRIMYPLGFGIGVGLAAVAGALMAPLFSVSPFVGATPLLKAFVVVILGGLGSIPGAALASLLLGLAESVTSTFISNSIAEILIFVLVMAMLIVRPTGLFGRSEA from the coding sequence ATGACCACGTCCACTCTACTCGCGCAGGCGCTCGTCAACGGCCTGATCATCGGCCTGCTCTATCTGCTGATGGCGGTGGGTTTCACCCTCGTCTTCGGCGTGATGCGCATCGTCAACTTCGCTCATGGCGAGTTCTACATGTTGGGGGCTTTCGCCGCCTACATACTGGTCTCGCAATATGAGCTGCCTTTCATCGCGGCGGTGGGACTGGCGTTCCTCTTCGCCGTCGCCGTGGGATGGGTGGTGGAGGAAGTGGTGCTCAAGCCCTTCCGCCATGACGAGCTGAACGGCATGATCGCCACCATCGGGCTGGCGATGATCCTGCAGGCCGGCGCCCTGATTCTCTACGGCCCGGACTCGCAGTTCATGCCGTCGGTGGCCGAGGGCGCCATCATGCTGGGCGGTGTCACCGTGCCCATGTCCAGACTGTACGTGGTCGGCTTTTCCCTGGCGGTGCTGCTGGTGCTGTATCTGTTCCTGGGTCATACCCGCAACGGCCGCGCCCTGCGCGCGGTGGTGCAGGACACCGAAATCGCCGCCGCGCAGGGGATACGCACGCGCATCATGTATCCCCTGGGCTTCGGCATCGGGGTCGGCCTGGCAGCCGTGGCCGGCGCCTTGATGGCGCCGCTGTTTTCGGTGTCGCCCTTCGTCGGCGCCACGCCGCTGCTCAAGGCGTTCGTGGTGGTCATCCTTGGCGGCCTGGGCAGCATCCCCGGCGCCGCGCTGGCCAGCCTGCTGCTGGGACTGGCGGAGAGCGTGACCAGCACCTTCATCAGCAACAGCATCGCCGAAATCCTGATTTTCGTACTCGTCATGGCCATGCTCATCGTCCGCCCGACCGGACTGTTCGGCCGTTCGGAGGCCTGA
- a CDS encoding branched-chain amino acid ABC transporter permease: MQDGKALLSTAVPTAPPAARRSPWSMLGSLALLALALLPLAFGKDFTLHLAIQICINVVLVSGLSLLARAGQVSLCHGAFAGIGAYVSVLVVMGLGQPFLLGVLAAMVAAGVFAYLLGTIMLRLTGVYFVLLTFAFGEFVRLVLLEGDSITGGANGITGVPPAALLGHVLDNKAAFYLLALACAAGVTWLLHTLYRSPAGHAIDAVGENPQLAEATGISVRGTQRYAFTLGSALAGVGGALTAHYLRYVSPESFNMHLSLALIIMMVVGGRRYLFGPLIGALIMTPLPELFRGAVETQNIFYGVALILMLRFLPQGLASLFRARRAHKVQGAKA; encoded by the coding sequence ATGCAAGACGGTAAAGCTCTTCTATCCACCGCGGTACCCACCGCGCCGCCGGCCGCACGGCGCAGCCCCTGGTCCATGCTCGGCAGCCTGGCGCTGCTGGCACTGGCCCTGCTGCCCCTGGCTTTCGGCAAGGACTTCACGCTGCACCTGGCCATCCAGATCTGCATCAACGTAGTGTTGGTCAGCGGCCTGTCCCTGCTGGCGCGGGCTGGCCAGGTATCCCTGTGCCACGGCGCCTTCGCGGGCATCGGCGCCTATGTGTCGGTGCTGGTCGTCATGGGGCTGGGGCAGCCCTTCCTGCTGGGCGTGCTCGCGGCCATGGTGGCCGCCGGCGTGTTCGCCTATCTGCTGGGCACCATCATGCTGCGGCTGACCGGCGTGTACTTCGTCCTGCTGACCTTCGCGTTCGGCGAATTCGTGCGCCTGGTGCTGCTCGAAGGCGACAGCATCACGGGCGGCGCCAACGGCATCACGGGCGTACCGCCCGCCGCGTTGCTGGGCCACGTGCTGGACAACAAAGCGGCGTTCTACCTGCTGGCCCTGGCCTGCGCGGCTGGCGTCACCTGGCTGCTGCATACGCTGTACCGCTCACCGGCGGGACACGCCATCGATGCAGTGGGCGAGAACCCGCAACTGGCCGAGGCCACCGGCATCAGCGTGCGTGGCACACAGCGCTACGCCTTCACCTTGGGCAGCGCGTTGGCGGGTGTTGGTGGCGCGCTGACGGCGCACTATCTGCGCTACGTCTCGCCGGAGTCTTTCAATATGCATTTGTCGCTGGCCCTGATCATCATGATGGTCGTGGGCGGCCGCCGCTATCTGTTCGGGCCGCTGATCGGCGCTCTGATCATGACACCCCTGCCGGAACTGTTCCGCGGCGCGGTCGAAACCCAGAACATCTTCTACGGCGTGGCGCTGATCCTGATGCTGCGCTTCCTGCCGCAGGGCCTGGCCAGCTTGTTCAGAGCGCGCCGCGCGCACAAAGTCCAGGGAGCCAAAGCATGA
- a CDS encoding ABC transporter ATP-binding protein — translation MSAMLEVRELSRSFGGLKAVSDLSFDVGRDEVVGLIGPNGAGKSTAFNLISGTLRPSAGQVRLRGQDITGLAPSRVVRHGLARTFQSTAVYPTATVAENIQRGALSTLPGSIWTQILPTNARRQALATTAREVDQVLELTGLGPYRDVVAGGLSYGHQKKLGVAVGIATRPELLLMDEPAAGLNGEECAEFGRLLKQLQRERQLSILLVEHHMALVMDLCQRIVVLVHGRKIADDTPANIRANPAVIEAYLGAPDYAHA, via the coding sequence ATGAGCGCGATGCTCGAAGTACGCGAATTGAGCCGCAGTTTCGGCGGACTGAAGGCCGTGTCCGACCTGAGTTTCGACGTGGGCCGCGATGAAGTGGTGGGCTTGATCGGCCCCAACGGCGCCGGCAAGAGCACGGCCTTCAACCTGATCAGCGGCACCTTGCGGCCCAGCGCCGGCCAGGTCCGCCTGCGCGGCCAGGACATTACGGGGCTGGCGCCCAGCAGGGTGGTACGCCACGGCCTGGCGCGCACCTTCCAGTCCACCGCCGTCTATCCCACCGCCACCGTGGCCGAAAACATCCAGCGTGGCGCGCTGTCGACCTTGCCGGGCTCGATCTGGACCCAGATCCTGCCCACCAATGCGCGGCGCCAGGCGCTGGCGACGACGGCGCGCGAAGTCGACCAGGTCCTGGAACTGACGGGCCTGGGCCCCTACCGCGACGTGGTGGCCGGCGGCTTGTCCTATGGCCACCAGAAGAAGCTGGGCGTGGCGGTAGGCATCGCCACCCGGCCCGAACTGCTGCTCATGGACGAGCCGGCCGCCGGCCTGAACGGCGAAGAGTGCGCCGAGTTCGGCCGCCTGCTCAAACAGCTGCAGCGGGAGCGGCAATTATCGATTCTGCTGGTCGAACACCACATGGCCCTGGTCATGGACCTGTGCCAGCGCATCGTCGTGCTGGTGCACGGACGCAAGATCGCCGACGACACGCCCGCCAACATCCGCGCCAACCCGGCCGTGATCGAAGCCTATCTGGGAGCTCCCGACTATGCCCATGCTTGA
- a CDS encoding ABC transporter ATP-binding protein codes for MPMLEARKLAVRYGPLEAVHGISFDVDQGEIVALVGSNGAGKSSTLKALMGLKLPAAGTLAWNGEPIAQMSAAARVQRGIALSPEGRRLFPRMTVLENLQVGGHVVRDARKRQRAMDHIYTLFPRVAERRAQMAGSLSGGEQQMVAIGRALMAQPRLLMLDEPSLGLAPKVIAEIADAIQALNRETGLSIILVEQNARLALRLSHRAYVLEQGNIMQTGTGEQLLADDFVRKSYLGA; via the coding sequence ATGCCCATGCTTGAAGCCCGCAAGCTCGCGGTGCGCTATGGACCGCTGGAGGCCGTCCATGGCATTTCCTTCGACGTCGACCAGGGCGAGATCGTGGCGCTGGTCGGCTCCAACGGGGCCGGCAAGTCGTCCACCCTGAAGGCCCTGATGGGCCTGAAACTGCCCGCGGCCGGCACGCTGGCCTGGAATGGCGAGCCCATCGCCCAGATGTCGGCGGCGGCACGGGTGCAGCGCGGCATCGCGCTGTCGCCCGAAGGACGGCGCCTTTTCCCCCGCATGACCGTGTTGGAAAATCTGCAGGTGGGTGGCCACGTCGTGCGCGACGCGCGCAAACGCCAGCGCGCCATGGACCACATCTACACGTTGTTCCCGCGCGTGGCGGAACGGCGTGCCCAGATGGCCGGGTCCCTGTCCGGCGGCGAGCAACAGATGGTCGCCATCGGCCGCGCCCTGATGGCGCAGCCGCGCCTGCTGATGCTGGACGAACCGTCGCTGGGGCTGGCGCCCAAGGTGATCGCCGAGATCGCCGACGCCATCCAGGCACTCAATCGGGAGACGGGCCTGTCCATCATCCTGGTCGAGCAGAATGCCCGCCTGGCTCTGCGCCTGTCCCATCGGGCCTATGTGCTGGAACAGGGCAACATCATGCAGACGGGCACCGGCGAACAGTTGCTGGCCGACGATTTCGTGCGTAAATCCTATCTGGGTGCGTAG
- a CDS encoding N-acyl homoserine lactonase family protein, whose translation MQRRGPENFILGGDEHDGVVNMDFFVWVIRNGDQVILVDTGFGERGSKARGRPLECCPIDALRQLDIDPEQIRTVILTHLHWDHAGNLDKLPNATFHLQDAEAAFATGRCMCEPVLRRAFAVEDVCDFVHRVYDDRVVFHEGDETLAPGIELLLIGGHTRGLQAVRVHTARGWVILASDAAHYYANLTRRLPFPVVVDVAAMLAGHTRLLKLADSPDHFVPGHDPLVLERYPRVPGTKAAIAVLHEAPKPA comes from the coding sequence ATGCAGCGCCGCGGTCCCGAGAATTTCATCCTGGGCGGCGACGAGCACGACGGTGTCGTCAATATGGACTTCTTCGTCTGGGTGATACGCAATGGCGACCAGGTCATCCTGGTCGACACCGGTTTCGGTGAACGCGGCTCCAAGGCGCGCGGCCGCCCGCTCGAATGCTGCCCCATCGATGCCCTGCGCCAGCTGGATATCGATCCCGAACAGATCCGCACGGTGATCCTGACCCATCTGCACTGGGACCATGCCGGCAACCTGGACAAGCTGCCCAACGCCACCTTCCACCTGCAGGACGCGGAGGCGGCCTTCGCCACCGGCCGCTGCATGTGCGAACCGGTGTTGCGGCGCGCCTTCGCCGTCGAGGATGTGTGCGATTTCGTGCACCGGGTCTACGACGATCGCGTGGTGTTCCATGAGGGCGACGAGACCCTGGCGCCCGGCATCGAACTGCTGCTGATCGGCGGCCACACCCGCGGCCTGCAGGCAGTTCGGGTACACACGGCGCGCGGCTGGGTGATCCTGGCTTCCGACGCGGCGCACTACTACGCCAACCTGACCCGGCGCCTGCCTTTCCCGGTGGTGGTGGACGTGGCGGCCATGCTCGCGGGCCATACCCGTTTGCTCAAGCTGGCCGACAGTCCAGATCACTTCGTCCCGGGGCACGATCCCCTGGTGCTGGAGCGCTATCCGCGCGTGCCCGGCACGAAGGCCGCCATCGCGGTGTTGCACGAAGCGCCCAAGCCGGCCTGA